A window of the Urocitellus parryii isolate mUroPar1 chromosome Y, mUroPar1.hap1, whole genome shotgun sequence genome harbors these coding sequences:
- the LOC144251149 gene encoding lipocalin Cav p 2.0101-like has protein sequence MVLISVDERQEGGASSHSQGTFPLQITGDWRTIFKGADNVEKISEDADMRLHLRHLECIDGCEKLAITFYLKSNGNCQKVSGVATKGPHDVYEGEYAGQNFFRIEYFSNGIIIFYNIHVDGKGKVTHITNVSAKENRLTEEQKKKFEELTVALKIPKENIRNIIETDDCPAA, from the exons ATGGTTCTAATAAGTGTGGATGAGAGACAAGAAGGAGGAGCCAGTAGCCATTCCCAGGGGACTTTTCCTTTGCAGATCACTGGGGACTGGCGTACCATTTTCAAGGGAGCCGATAACGTAGAGAAGATTAGTGAAGATGCAGATATGAGACTCCATTTACGTCACCTTGAATGTATTGATGGATGTGAGAAGTTAGCCATCACCTTCTACTTGAA gTCCAACGGGAACTGTCAGAAGGTCTCAGGGGTCGCCACAAAAGGACCTCATGATGTTTATGAAGGCGAGT ATGCAGGACAAAATTTCTTCCGAATCGAGTACTTCTCCAATGgtatcataatattttataatatacatgTGGATGGAAAAGGCAAGGTTACTCATATAACTAATGTTAGTG CTAAGGAAAACAGGCTGACTGAAGAACAGAAGAAGAAGTTTGAAGAGCTGACAGTGGCATTGAAGATTCCAAAGGAGAACATAAGAAATATTATTGAAACTG ATGACTGTCCTGCTGCCTAA